From the Primulina tabacum isolate GXHZ01 chromosome 15, ASM2559414v2, whole genome shotgun sequence genome, one window contains:
- the LOC142526673 gene encoding serine hydroxymethyltransferase 7-like: protein MDLTQSPVENGVTLGLLSHVSGTAEQVDCIRSSKNSDGSISHPNGSMVRNFFGTAAVDHTATNGPAKRDENNSDENGDIEDGDGEDVEEFRILGHSMTLKRKRDCDSVLASTTPSGLFSNGIETRKTVVRTWGNQSLRDADPDIFEIMEKEKHRQFKGIELIASENFVCRAVLEALGSHLTNKYSEGMPGARYYGGNQYIDDIEKLCCERALAAFNLDSESWGVNVQPYSCTSANFAVYTGLLLPGDRIMGLDTPSGGNTSHGCYLPNGRKVSGASIFFESLSYKVNPQTGYVDYEKLEEKVLDFRPKILICGGSSYPRDLDYSRFRQIADSCGAVLLCDMAQISGLIAAKECASPFEYCDIVTSTTHKSLRGPRGGIIFYRKGPKLRKRGTPLNQGDGSDRYDFEEKVNFAVFPALQGGPHNNHIAALAIALKQVATPEYKMYMQQVKKNAQALGSALLRRNCRLVTGGTDNHLLLWDLRNFGLTGKTYETVCEFCHITLNKVTIFDDNGRITPGGVRIGTPAMTSRGCLEADFETMAEFLLRAAQIASLVQREQCGKVPKSFLKGLENNKEIVELRTRVESFAAQFAFPGFDA from the exons ATGGATTTGACTCAGAGTCCGGTTGAAAACGGTGTTACCCTAGGATTATTATCCCACGTCTCAGGGACGGCGGAACAGGTGGACTGTATACGGAGCTCGAAAAACTCTGATGGATCTATTTCACATCCAAACGGTTCGATGGTTAGGAATTTCTTTGGAACCGCTGCCGTCGATCATACTGCAACCAATGGACCAGCTAAAAGAGACGAGAACAATTCCGATGAAAACGGCGATATCGAAGATGGTGACGGAGAAGATGTGGAGGAGTTTCGAATCTTGGGGCATTCCATGACCTTGAAGCGTAAACGTGACTGTGATTCAGTACTCGCCTCGACGACCCCATCTGGGCTTTTCTCTAATGGGATTGAAACTCGTAAAACTGTGGTAAGAACATGGGGGAATCAGAGCTTGCGAGATGCAGACCCagatattttcgaaattatggagAAGGAGAAGCACAGACAATTCAAAGGGATCGAATTGATTGCCTCAGAGAATTTTGTGTGCAGAGCTGTACTGGAGGCGTTGGGGAGCCACTTGACTAATAAATACTCTGAAGGGATGCCCGGCGCGCGATATTATGGTGGGAACCAAtacattgatgatattgaaaaacTTTGCTGCGAGCGAGCTTTGGCTGCGTTCAATCTTGATTCTGAATCATGGGGTGTGAATGTGCAGCCGTATTCTTGTACATCAGCTAATTTTGCTGTGTATACCGGGCTATTGTTACCGGGGGATAGAATCATGGGATTGGATACACCTTCTGGGGGAAACACGAGTCATGGGTGTTATTTACCGAATGGCAGGAAAGTGTCGGGGGCGTCCATATTTTTTGAGAGTTTGTCGTATAAGGTGAATCCGCAGACAGGTTATGTGGACTATGAGAAGCTTGAGGAAAAGGTACTTGATTTTCGCCCTAAGATATTGATTTGTGGCGGGAGTTCCTATCCTCGGGATTTGGATTACTCGAGGTTTAGGCAGATTGCAGATAGTTGTGGTGCTGTTTTGTTATGTGACATGGCTCAGATTAGCGGTCTTATTGCTGCTAAG GAATGTGCTAGTCCATTTGAATATTGCGATATTGTCACCTCAACAACCCACAAAAGTCTTCGTGGTCCTAGAGGAGGAATTATTTTCTACAGGAAGGGGCCAAAACTGAGGAAGAGAGGCACACCTTTGAATCAAGGTGATGGCAGTGACAGGTATGATTTTGAGGAAAAGGTGAACTTCGCTGTTTTCCCAGCTCTACAAGGAGGGCCGCACAATAATCATATTGCCGCCCTTGCAATTGCTTTGAAACAAGTGGCTACTCCCGAGTACAAGATGTACATGCAACAAGTGAAGAAAAATGCCCAGGCGTTGGGGTCGGCTTTATTGAGAAGAAATTGTAGATTAGTCACCGGGGGAACTGATAATCACCTGCTGCTTTGGGATCTCAGAAATTTTGGATTGACAG GCAAAACTTATGAGACAGTGTGTGAGTTCTGCCATATCACTCTCAATAAAGTCACAATCTTTGATGACAATGGCAGAATCACCCCTGGAGGCGTAAGAATCG GCACACCTGCAATGACATCCAGAGGTTGCTTGGAGGCTGATTTTGAAACGATGGCTGAATTCCTTCTAAGAGCTGCACAGATTGCAAGTCTGGTGCAGAGAGAACAATGTGGGAAAGTACCTAAATCTTTTCTGAAGGGCCTTGAGAATAACAAAGAAATCGTTGAGCTCCGAACACGAGTAGAAAGTTTTGCAGCCCAGTTTGCCTTTCCAGGATTCGATGCATAA